CTTCATTTAATCATATTTTATGATGCAAATATACTTTATTCTACTCTTTTTTTGGGAAAAATAAAAAATAATTCATCTCTTTGCAACTTTACGTGTACTATACTCCGTCTAACAAATGAAGCGTTAAACAATTAAGACTTATGAATATGAAACAATTTATGATTGCATTCATGATGATGCTGGCAATTAGCATCACTATGATGGGGCAAGCCTCACCAAAGAAGGCCGCACTTACAAAAAATCCAGCAGCGAATGTGACTCAGACAGTACAAACCACCTCCTCGGATTCAGATTCAATATCAAGCAATTCTCTAACAAGCCTTAAGTCTCTTGCACAGGATGACAATAGTGACAATGGTGAATTAAAATCTCTAAAAACGGAGTTACACGGATTACCTTTTGAAGATTCCGCAGGATTACTTATACCAATTGTAGCAATCATCTTTGGTTGTGCAGTCCCTGTTTTGATTATTTTCTTCATTTTCTGGTACAGGCATAAAGATAAGCAAGCACAATATCGCTTAGCTGAAAAAGCGCTGGAAAACGGAAAAGATATTCCTGAAGGACTATTCAAGGAAGCTCAGGAGCCTACAAACATTTATGCAAGAGGAGTAAAAAACGCCTTCCTTGGCCTAGGTTTAGGAATATTCCTCTGGGCACTGACCGGTGAATTCGGACTTGGGTGTATCGGCTTTATGGTTATGTTCATGGGTATCGGACAGATTGTTATTCATTACACCCAGAAGCCTTCTGATAAAAACAAAATAGATCAAAAGTCAGACGAAGAATGAGTCAGCTCAACGATATATCGTTAGTCGCACAGGTCGTGGTGTTAAAAAACACCAGGGCCTTTGACGAGCTGGTTAAGAAGCACCAATCGGCCATCCGAAGGTTCTTTCTTAACCAGACACTTGGCGACAACGAATTGAGTGACGACCTGGCTCAGGAAACGTTTATTAAAGCCTACACCAATATTGCAAGCTTTAAAAATCTGTCGAACTTCTCAACATGGCTTTATCGTATTGCATATAATGTATTTTATGATTATATTCGCAGCTATAAAGAGACATCAGAAATTGATGCAAGAGAAGTAGATGCCATACACCATTCCGAGCAGGAAAATATAGGGCAAAAGATGGATATTTACCAATCACTCAAGACGTTAAAAGAAGTGGAGCGAACCTGCGTCACCTTATTCTATATGGAAGATGTGAGTATAGATAAGATTGCAGGGATTATTGGAAGCCCAACAGGAACTGTTAAATCGCATTTATCCCGGGGTAAAGAAAAACTAGCTACTTACTTAAAACAAAACGGTTATGAAGGAAATTGATGATAAGATGATAAACCAATTCTTCCAGGCAGAGAAGAGAGAGGTTAAGGACAATGGCTTCTCACGGAGGGTAATGCGCAATTTACCTGACCGCGGAGAGAAGCTTTCAAAAATGTGGACCGCTTTTTGTATGATCATCGGAATTGTACTATTTTTCCTTTTTGATGGTCTGGATGCAATACTAAATATTTTGCGGGAAGCATTTAACGGAGCCATGCAAAGCGGGATTACACATCTGGATACAAAATCATTACTCATAGCAGCAATAGTACTTATAGGTCTTGGAGTAAAAAAAGTTTGCCAGACAGAATAAAATATCTATAAAAAATTACAATAATACGTTATTTTTTTATATATTTGCGATATACAAATAGTTAACAACTATGAATATTCCACCGCAACATATAAAAAATGCTATTTTTATTTATATTTTATGGTTGGTAATGAACAGCTGTAACACTCATCATAGTGAAAAAACAGTTGATAGATATTCTTTTGTTGATTCATTAATTGAATATTTTAAAAACACATCAATCCAACGCCCCGACATAGCAAAGCAAAAACTACTAAAAATCAGGCATATAATAAGTGACAGCATTGAATATTATAAGCTTACTCAGTTCATAAGTTATGCTTATTTTCATAACAACCAGCTTGACTCTGCAATTTTACTAAACAATAAAGTAATTCATTTTTGCAATAAAAAATCTCCGAACCTTACAGGGCTAGCAGAATTGGAGACATATGCCTATTTTCACAGAAGTAATTTCCTACATATAAATAATAAGCCCGATTCTGCTATTTTTTATCTAAAGAAAGCTTATAGTGCTGCCTATCGTACTAAAGACCATAAGGAATTAGCTACAATCTATATCTATTTAGCTTATAATTATTCTCTGATGAATAATTTCACTATGGCTACTTATTTCTATCAGAAGGCAAAAACTACAGCTGATGCACAACGCCTAAACTGTGAAACCTATTCGGCTATCAACACAGGACTGGCAAAAGTATATTTGAACCTGAACAATTTCAAAATGGCAGGTTATTATTTAAATATTGCAGAGAAAAATTATAAGAGACTGACACCTTACAAACAATTTGTCTTTGCTAATATAAAAGCCGATTATTACTACTCTACTAAAAACTATCAAAAAGCCCTGAATTGGTATATAAAAGCAAGCAAATTAAGCAAAACATTTAAACTAAAGGCTTATACAGGCATTGCTGAATGTAATTTGGGAGAGATTTATCTTTTATTAAACAAAACAGATTCAGCAAAAATCTATTTAGATAAAGCTTACGTTCTTATTCCCAAGACTAACAACAATGAAAATATTACTTTCTACATAAATGGACTTTATGCGGAACTGGCTTTAAAAGAGAACAATTTAAAAAGAGCCAAGGAACTGTTATTTAAGCATTACGATCTTTCCAAAATCAGTAGCCAGAATATTTATCTTCATACCAAAAGATTAGAATCTCTCTATGAGAAAAAAGGCGATTTCAGTAAAGCCTACTTTTACAGTAAAAGAGTAAACCATCTGAATGATTCTCTGAATAAAAAAACTACTTCAAATGTGATTTTAGAGTTTGATTCACGATATAGTGCGGAAACATCTCATTTAAAACAGGATCTTATCATCTCTAAAAGCAAAGCTGAATTGCAGACAACACGTTTAATCAGCATTCTCTCTATTTCAGCATTAATTATTGGTATAATAACGATTTTCATCATTATTTCTCATTCCCGCAGAAAAAGAGAATCCAGATTTGCCAGACAAGTAACAACTATTACTAAGTTACGCATGGAAAATGTTCGTAACCGGATATCTCCTCATGTTTTATATAATATATTAAATACAGTAATACCGACTTTCAAACATGACGACAACCTTGTTCATTTGTTTAGAATATTAGTACAGTCGCTACGTAACAACCTGATTATCTCTGATAAGATGACAGTTGCACTTGAAGATGAGATGGAATTTGTGAAAAACTATATTGAATTCCGCAAAAAAGCCAGCAATTCACAGATTGAGGTAAATTGGATTATTTCTCCTGATGTACCATTAGACACGTTGATAATATCTATGATTATTCAGATACCTGTAGAGAACTCTTTCAAATATGCATTCGAGGATGAACAGAATGATGCACAGGTTGACATAAACATTTCCACAGATAATAATGTTCTCTGTATCATCATTGTAGATAACGGAATAGGTTTTAACCCAGGAAGGCATCTCGGAGATAAAAACAGCACTGGCATTGGATTAAAGATTATATTTCAAACAATAGAATTACTTAATCGCAGAAATCAGGAAAAAATATTTTTCAACATAGAGGATATTAAATGCCTTTCACCAGATCTGCATGGTACAAAAACCACTATTAATATTCCATTAAAATACAATTTCGAACTATGAAAACACCTTTAACAACGATTATTGTCGATGATGATAGTAACTCGATAGTAACCCTCTGCAAGGATTTGGCCAATTATCCTGAAATTAAGGTTATTGAAACAACAACATCGACTGATAAAGCAAAAAAAATTATAGTGCAACATCAGCCTGACTTGCTTTTTTTGGATATCGAAATGCCTAAAATGACTGGAATAGAGTTACTGCACGAAATACGAACATTAGTTCATCCAGACATATATGTTGTTTTTTATAGTGCTTTTGACAAATATATGATCGATGCATTGCGATCATCGGTTTTCGATTATCTGATAAAACCCTATCAGCCGATAGAGCTATCCAATATTATTGAACGAATCAAACAGCAGCCTAAAAAAGAGAAAGCAAACATAGAACAGTCAATACGCCGTTTGCTTACCAATGACCGTAAGTTTGCTCTGCAAGGAATTTCCGGATTACTATTATTAAGAGCAAACGAGGTTCTTTGCTTTCAATATATTGATAATATGCGAAGCTGGCAAATTACCATGACAGATCTTTCTGTACATAAACTTAGAACAGGGATTATTGCAAAAGATTTATTATCATTTAGTCCTTCATTTATGCAGATAAATCAGGAATGCATCCTGAATACTGATTACTTAGCATCAATAGAAAACAAATCATTAAAATGTATTTTATATCCACCATTCAATAATCTCGAGATTCATGCATCAAGAAGATACTATTCTAAATTAAAGGATCAATTAGATATCCTTTAAAAAGCCATAAACAATAGGAACACTGCCACATTTCTTGTAACAAACAACACCTTTTATTGATTTATCATTATATTTGTTCCAGACAAATTAATCAATCATGAATAATAAGTACACAATAAATATTGGGCGGCAACTTGGCAGTGGTGGACGAGAAATTGGAACAAAGCTTGCCAGACAGCTAGATATTGCTTTCTATGATAAAGAACTGATAAATATAGCGTCACAAGAAAGTGGTCTTTGCAAGGAGTTCTTTGAAAAGGCAGATGAGAAGGTATCACAGAGCATCTTTGGCGGACTGTTTGGTGCGCGTTTTCCATTTATCAATGATGGATCATTGTCTGGCAACAACTGCTTAAGTAACGATGCACTATTCAAAATACAAAGTGATGTAATCCGAGAGCTAGCGAAACAGAAGTCGTGCCTCTTTGTAGGAAGATGTGCAGATTATATTCTACGCGAGAATCCTGGATGTGTGAACATATTTATTTCTGCTCCGAAGGAAGATCGAATTAAGCGCCTCTGTCAGAATATGGCTATTGATGCTGAAAAGGCTGAAGAGCTGATTGAGAAAACAGATCGCGAACGTGCTTCTTATTACAATTATTACAGTTATAAAGTATGGGGAGCAGCCTCTACTTATCATCTATGTATTGATTCATCTTCACTTGGTATCGATGAAACAGTTGAGTTTATAAAACTATTTATCCAGAAGAAGCTGGGGTTATAATTAAGGAAAACAATAAAAAAGCGTTCAAATAGTATTCTAATACTATTTGAACGCTTTTTTATATTCAGATTATTATTCTACATAAGTAGAAGTATAATTAATTGTGCAGCCAATACACGTAAAAACATAGTCAATGGATACACTGTTGAATATCCAACAGCAGGAGCATCACTACCTGTTGATTGAGTTGCATAAGCCAATGCGGGAGGATCTGTATTACTTCCCGCAATAAGTCCCATCAACATAAAATAGTTGAGCTTAAAATATCCACGCCCTATAATTCCCACAATAATTAATGGAATGAAAGTGATTAGGAATCCACAGCCAACCCATAATAAACCATCGCCTTGAACTACTGTTTCAAAGAATTTGCCTCCGGCTTCTATACCTACGCTGGCAAGGAAAAGAAGAAGGCCTACTTCACGCAACATCAGGTTTGCACTTTGAGTAGTGAAAGTTACTAAGTTTAATTTATATCCAAACCGTCCTATCAGAATTGATATAACCAATGGACCACCTGCTAATCCAAGCTTTACTGGAGTAGGTACTCCCGGGAAAGCAAAAGGAAGACTACCAAAAAGGATACCAACAAAGATTCCGACAAAGATGGTCAGGATATTTGGTTCATTAAGACGTTTCATTGAATTTCCCATAACAGTAGTTACATTCTCAATGGCATCCTGATTGCCTACAACAGTAACACGGTCTCCTACTTGAAGTACAAGATTCGGGTTTGCAAAAAGATCTACACCAGAACGATTTACGCGGGTTATGTTTACTCCATAAAGATTGCGCAATTTCAACTGACCAAGTTTTTTTCCGTTCATTTCTGATTTTGTAACCAAAATCCTACGAGATACCAAAGGTGAATTTGGTTCTTCCCAATTCACTGAAATCTCTTTGCCTATGAATGCAGAAATAGCTTCAGCATCAGGCTCTGAACAAACCACAAAGATTTGATCCTCTTTACTAAGGATAGTATCAGAACTTGGGATTGATACTTGACCATCTTTACGAATCCTTGATACAACAAAAGGACGACCTGACAGATTCATAACATAAGACATCTCTTTTCCAAAAATAGCCTCGTTATGAACTTCAAGATGCATAATGTGAGGCTTACTATGACTATCATCTGTTACAGAATTCCAGTCTTCCTCTTCTGCTTTTGAGTTTACACGAAATATGACACGTACTAAAATCATTGCTCCGATAATACCAATTACTCCAAGCGGATAAGCAACTGCATATCCCAATGCTATCTGAGGTACATTTTGAATAACGCCTGCAGAATGTAATTGGTTTATAGCTTCCTGTGCAGCACCAAGTCCGGGAGTATTTGTTACGGCTCCGGAAAGAATACCTACCATCATAGGAAGTTCAACTCGTCCGTTAAGAGAGTAGTAAAGCACTAACGCAACTGTAATGTTAAGAGCAACAACTCCGAAGGCCAGTAAATTCATTGTCATTCCACCTTTTTTAAAGGAAGAAAAGAATGAAGGCCCCACTTGTAGTCCTATACAGAATACGAATAAGATTAATCCGAACTCACGGATAAAATGAAGAATGTTAACGTTACCGGTAAAGCCGAAATGCCCCATAAGAATCCCGGCAAACAAAACAAATGTAACACCTAAAGAAACTCCGAAGATTTTTATCTTCCCTAACAAGACTCCGAGAACAATCACAAATGCGTATAGCATCACAATGTGAGCAACTGATTCTGGGTCTGTTAGCAATGTTTGTAACCAATTCATAGTATAAAGTATCTAAATTTAAATTAACGCAAAGATAATTATTCTATCCCTTCAGATCAAATAATTCTGTCTCTGTTTTTTTTATAAAATTATTAATTGAGCAACTAAAAAAGCTGTGACCTTGAAATTTCCACAAAAAATGTATCCTATTATAAGTAAATAAGTATCTTTGCAAGTCACATTTAGACAATTAGAATATTAATAATACATTTTTAATCTTGTAAATTAATACAATAAACTATGGCAGATAGTAAAGAGAAACTCTTTTCGAATTTTTCCCCTGTTGGCACAGGCCAGTGGATGGAAAAAGTAACAGCCGACCTTAAAGGGGCTGACTTCGAAAAGAAACTCGTTTGGAAAACAAACGAAGGATTTAAAGTTAAACCATTCTACAGAATGGAAGACCTGGAGGGACTAAAAACTACCGACAACTTACCAGGGGAGTTTCCTTATCTACGAGGAACTAAGAAAGACAACGTATGGATGGTTCGTCAGAACATTCATGTTGATTGTCCTAAAGAAGCCAATGCAAAAGCATTAGACATTCTTAACAAAGGTGTTGATTCACTTGGATTCAATATCGAATGGAAAGATATAAATGCTGATTACATTGAAACACTGCTCAATGACATTTGTGCAGAATGTGTAGAACTTAATTTCTCTACTTGCCAAAGTCATGTAGTGGAATTAGCACAGTTATTGGTTGCTTATTTCGAAAAGAAGAACTATGATTTAACAAAATTACAAGGTTCTATCAATTACGATTATTTCGATAAAATGCTTTCAAAAGGCAAAGAGAAAGGTGACCTTGTACAAACAGCAAAAGAGCTGATCGAAGCAACTAAATCATTGCCTTTCTTTAAAGTTATTAATGTAAATGCTTTATCGCTGAATAATGCCGGAGCATATATTTCTCAGGAATTAGGATATGCACTTGCCTGGGGAAACGAATACATAAATATGTTGGTTGAAGCCGGAATTCCGGCAACTGTTGCTGCCAAGAAAATCAAATTCAACTTCGGTATCAGTTCCAACTATTTCCTTGAAATTGCAAAATTCCGTGCTGCACGTATGTTATGGGCTAATATTGTAAGTTCTTACAATCCG
This genomic interval from uncultured Bacteroides sp. contains the following:
- a CDS encoding putative transporter codes for the protein MNWLQTLLTDPESVAHIVMLYAFVIVLGVLLGKIKIFGVSLGVTFVLFAGILMGHFGFTGNVNILHFIREFGLILFVFCIGLQVGPSFFSSFKKGGMTMNLLAFGVVALNITVALVLYYSLNGRVELPMMVGILSGAVTNTPGLGAAQEAINQLHSAGVIQNVPQIALGYAVAYPLGVIGIIGAMILVRVIFRVNSKAEEEDWNSVTDDSHSKPHIMHLEVHNEAIFGKEMSYVMNLSGRPFVVSRIRKDGQVSIPSSDTILSKEDQIFVVCSEPDAEAISAFIGKEISVNWEEPNSPLVSRRILVTKSEMNGKKLGQLKLRNLYGVNITRVNRSGVDLFANPNLVLQVGDRVTVVGNQDAIENVTTVMGNSMKRLNEPNILTIFVGIFVGILFGSLPFAFPGVPTPVKLGLAGGPLVISILIGRFGYKLNLVTFTTQSANLMLREVGLLLFLASVGIEAGGKFFETVVQGDGLLWVGCGFLITFIPLIIVGIIGRGYFKLNYFMLMGLIAGSNTDPPALAYATQSTGSDAPAVGYSTVYPLTMFLRVLAAQLIILLLM
- a CDS encoding DUF5056 domain-containing protein, with translation MKEIDDKMINQFFQAEKREVKDNGFSRRVMRNLPDRGEKLSKMWTAFCMIIGIVLFFLFDGLDAILNILREAFNGAMQSGITHLDTKSLLIAAIVLIGLGVKKVCQTE
- a CDS encoding RNA polymerase sigma factor, which gives rise to MSQLNDISLVAQVVVLKNTRAFDELVKKHQSAIRRFFLNQTLGDNELSDDLAQETFIKAYTNIASFKNLSNFSTWLYRIAYNVFYDYIRSYKETSEIDAREVDAIHHSEQENIGQKMDIYQSLKTLKEVERTCVTLFYMEDVSIDKIAGIIGSPTGTVKSHLSRGKEKLATYLKQNGYEGN
- a CDS encoding histidine kinase, with the translated sequence MNIPPQHIKNAIFIYILWLVMNSCNTHHSEKTVDRYSFVDSLIEYFKNTSIQRPDIAKQKLLKIRHIISDSIEYYKLTQFISYAYFHNNQLDSAILLNNKVIHFCNKKSPNLTGLAELETYAYFHRSNFLHINNKPDSAIFYLKKAYSAAYRTKDHKELATIYIYLAYNYSLMNNFTMATYFYQKAKTTADAQRLNCETYSAINTGLAKVYLNLNNFKMAGYYLNIAEKNYKRLTPYKQFVFANIKADYYYSTKNYQKALNWYIKASKLSKTFKLKAYTGIAECNLGEIYLLLNKTDSAKIYLDKAYVLIPKTNNNENITFYINGLYAELALKENNLKRAKELLFKHYDLSKISSQNIYLHTKRLESLYEKKGDFSKAYFYSKRVNHLNDSLNKKTTSNVILEFDSRYSAETSHLKQDLIISKSKAELQTTRLISILSISALIIGIITIFIIISHSRRKRESRFARQVTTITKLRMENVRNRISPHVLYNILNTVIPTFKHDDNLVHLFRILVQSLRNNLIISDKMTVALEDEMEFVKNYIEFRKKASNSQIEVNWIISPDVPLDTLIISMIIQIPVENSFKYAFEDEQNDAQVDINISTDNNVLCIIIVDNGIGFNPGRHLGDKNSTGIGLKIIFQTIELLNRRNQEKIFFNIEDIKCLSPDLHGTKTTINIPLKYNFEL
- a CDS encoding response regulator transcription factor, yielding MKTPLTTIIVDDDSNSIVTLCKDLANYPEIKVIETTTSTDKAKKIIVQHQPDLLFLDIEMPKMTGIELLHEIRTLVHPDIYVVFYSAFDKYMIDALRSSVFDYLIKPYQPIELSNIIERIKQQPKKEKANIEQSIRRLLTNDRKFALQGISGLLLLRANEVLCFQYIDNMRSWQITMTDLSVHKLRTGIIAKDLLSFSPSFMQINQECILNTDYLASIENKSLKCILYPPFNNLEIHASRRYYSKLKDQLDIL
- a CDS encoding DUF6249 domain-containing protein — translated: MKQFMIAFMMMLAISITMMGQASPKKAALTKNPAANVTQTVQTTSSDSDSISSNSLTSLKSLAQDDNSDNGELKSLKTELHGLPFEDSAGLLIPIVAIIFGCAVPVLIIFFIFWYRHKDKQAQYRLAEKALENGKDIPEGLFKEAQEPTNIYARGVKNAFLGLGLGIFLWALTGEFGLGCIGFMVMFMGIGQIVIHYTQKPSDKNKIDQKSDEE
- a CDS encoding cytidylate kinase-like family protein; amino-acid sequence: MNNKYTINIGRQLGSGGREIGTKLARQLDIAFYDKELINIASQESGLCKEFFEKADEKVSQSIFGGLFGARFPFINDGSLSGNNCLSNDALFKIQSDVIRELAKQKSCLFVGRCADYILRENPGCVNIFISAPKEDRIKRLCQNMAIDAEKAEELIEKTDRERASYYNYYSYKVWGAASTYHLCIDSSSLGIDETVEFIKLFIQKKLGL